From Drosophila nasuta strain 15112-1781.00 chromosome X, ASM2355853v1, whole genome shotgun sequence, one genomic window encodes:
- the LOC132795495 gene encoding uncharacterized protein LOC132795495, with protein sequence MANDGDDDNDDAQQQISVKPRDSCQHLLNGRVALHYICHSYINEEIFVKTRSNLIKKGDPMTLFIDDSQTIFFATMESSLHSCIKLLILQRNVVQCFEAATQSIIQFNRSQLYCFPYHLYIADMAMDNCDVANRKFHRAIVGKTSRAALHIAIDQKMSRGVVNTQIERLKLLLTVLLLFRV encoded by the exons ATGGCTAATGATGGTGACGATGACAATGACGATG cacagcagcaaatATCGGTGAAGCCTCGCGATAGTTGTCAGCATCTGCTCAATGGACGTGTGGCCTTGCATTACATTTGCCACAGTTACATTAATGAGGAGATCTTCGTGAAGACACGTTCGAACCTAATCAAAAAAGGCGATCCCATGACGCTGTTCATCGATGATAgccaaacaatattttttgccACCATGGAATCATCGTTGCATTCGTGCATCAAGCTACTCATCTTACAGCGCAATGTGGTGCAATGCTTTGAGGCTGCCACACAATCGATAATCCAATTTAATCGATCGCAACTCTATTGCTTTCCCTATCATCTATATATTGCTGATATGGCGATGGACAATTGTGACGTAGCCAATCGGAAGTTTCACAGAGCCATCGTTGGCAAGACGTCGCGGGCAGCTTTGCACATTGCGATAGATCAAAAGATGTCTCGAGGCGTGGTGAATACACAAATCGAGAGGCTAAAGTTGCTGCTCACAGTGTTGCTACTCTTCCGAGTTTAA
- the LOC132795496 gene encoding probable cyclin-dependent serine/threonine-protein kinase DDB_G0292550, which yields MTLDGEESSPRFGSGESAVRSRNDYSTLYHDTTLYYNDNLHNNTLYNNTTLYNNTTLYYNDPLHHNNLHYNNLHHNNLHHNNMHHNNLHNNTLYNNNLHNNTLYNHTTLYNHTTLYYNHPLCASRYNTTLYNNTTLYNNTTLYYNNLHHNNLHHNNVHHDNMHHNNLHYNNLHHNNLHHNNMHHNNLHNNTLYNNNLHNNTLYNNTTLYNNTTLYYNHPLRASRYNTTLYNNTTLYYHTTLHYNNLHHNNVHHDNMHHNNLHYNNLHHNNLHHNNMHHNNLHNNTLYNNNLHNNTLYNHTTLYDHTTLYYNHPLRASRYNTTLYNNTTLYYHTTLHYNNLHHNNLHHNNVHHNNMHHNNLHHNNVHHDNMHHNNVHNNTLYNNTTLYNNTTLYYNDPLRASRYNTTLYNNTTLYYHTTLHHNNLHHNNLHHNNLHNNTLYNNNLHNNTLYNNTTLYNNTTLYYNDPLRASRYNTTLYYHTTLHHNNLHHNNLHHNNVHHDNVHHDNVHHNNVHNNTLYNNTTLYYNDPLRASRYNTTLYNNTTLYYHTTLYHNNLHHNNMHHNNLHNNTLYNNNLHNNTLYNNTTLYYNDPLRASRYNTTLYNNTTLYYHTSLHHNNLHHDNMHHNNLHNNTLYNNNLHNNTLYNNTTLYHDNMHHDNMHHDYMHHNNLHHDNMRHINSPLCRSYYRSHNNSPLCRSCSASHSVVSRAVVSR from the exons ATGACGCTGGACGGAGAGGA GTCATCCCCACGTTTTGGAAGCGGAGAATCCGCCGTGCGATCACGAAACGACTACTCCACCCTGTACCACGACACCACCCTGTACTACAACGACAACTTGCACAACAACACCCTGTACAACAACACCACCCTGTACAACAACACCACCCTGTACTACAACGACCCCTTGCACCACAACAACCTGCACTACAACAACCTGCACCACAACAACctgcaccacaacaacatgCACCACAACAACTTGCACAACAACACcctgtacaacaacaacttgcacAACAACACCCTGTACAACCACACCACCCTGTACAACCACACCACCCTGTACTACAACCACCCCTTGTGCGCATCAAGATACAACACCACCCTGTACAACAACACCACCCTGTACAACAACACCACCCTGTACTACAACAACCTGCACCACAACAACCTGCACCACAACAACGTGCACCACGACAACATGCACCACAACAACCTGCACTACAACAACCTGCACCACAACAACctgcaccacaacaacatgCACCACAACAACTTGCACAACAACACcctgtacaacaacaacttgcacAACAACACCCTGTACAACAACACCACCCTGTACAACAACACCACCCTGTACTACAACCACCCCTTGCGCGCATCAAGATACAACACCACCCTGTACAACAACACCACCCTGTACTACCACACCACCTTGCACTACAACAACCTGCACCACAACAACGTGCACCACGACAACATGCACCACAACAACCTGCACTACAACAACCTGCACCACAACAACctgcaccacaacaacatgCACCACAACAACTTGCACAACAACACcctgtacaacaacaacttgcacAACAACACCCTGTACAACCACACCACCCTGTACGACCACACCACCCTGTACTACAACCACCCCTTGCGCGCATCAAGATACAACACCACCCTGTACAACAACACCACCCTGTACTACCACACCACCTTGCACTACAACAACCTGCACCACAACAACCTGCACCACAACAACGtgcaccacaacaacatgCACCACAACAACCTGCACCACAACAACGTGCACCACGACAACATGCACCACAACAACGTGCACAACAACACCCTGTACAACAACACCACCCTGTACAACAACACCACCCTGTACTACAACGACCCCTTGCGCGCATCAAGATACAACACCACCCTGTACAACAACACCACCCTGTACTACCACACCACCTTGCACCACAACAACCTGCACCACAACAACCTGCACCACAACAACTTGCACAACAACACcctgtacaacaacaacttgcacAACAACACCCTGTACAACAACACCACCCTGTACAACAACACCACCCTGTACTACAACGACCCCTTGCGCGCATCAAGATACAACACCACCCTGTACTACCACACCACCTTGCACCACAACAACCTGCACCACAACAACCTGCACCACAACAACGTGCACCACGACAACGTGCACCACGACAACGTGCACCACAACAACGTGCACAACAACACCCTGTACAACAACACCACCCTGTACTACAACGACCCCTTGCGCGCATCAAGATACAACACCACCCTGTACAACAACACCACCCTGTACTACCACACCACCTTGTACCACAACAACctgcaccacaacaacatgCACCACAACAACTTGCACAACAACACcctgtacaacaacaacttgcacAACAA CACCCTGTACAACAACACCACCCTGTACTACAACGACCCCTTGCGCGCATCAAGATACAACACCACCCTGTACAACAACACCACCCTGTACTACCACACCTCCTTGCACCACAACAACCTGCACCACGACAACATGCACCACAACAACTTGCACAACAACACcctgtacaacaacaacttgcacAACAACACCCTGTACAACAACACCACCTTGTACCACGACAACATGCACCACGACAACATGCACCACGACTACATGCACCACAACAACTTGCACCACGACAACATGCGCCACATCAACAGTCCGCTCTGCCGCAGCTATTATCgaagccacaacaacagtCCGCTCTGTCGCAGCTGTAGTGCAAGCCACAGTGTCGTATCCAGAGCTGTTGTCAGCCGATGA